The segment GCAGTATACTGGAAAATCAAGATGGAGGTTCATGTCGACGTACCACCCATTCCCGGCATGCCACCTGTATGTTTGTTAGCTTCAATGCTTGATTCGCAAACTTGCTGCACCAGCCATGCTTTCGCAATAGAGCCTATGAATATGTCTATCGACGATTTCGTTACGTACCCATACCGCCAAACTGCGAGAAAtcatcctcggcggcctcgttctgttcatcctcgtcaacccACTTATCAAAGTCGGTCTTGAGGAAATGAAGTTTCTTTGAGTCCTTGAGGAGTCGCGGCCAGTATTCCTTATTGCGCTCCTTCTTCTGGATCTTAATCTCGATGTTCTTAGCGGTGTGGTGAACTTTGCTCGCTTCGGGGTCGATCTCGGCATAGAATGGAAGCTCAACATGGTATTTGCGCTTCAGGGTACCCGAGGTACCGGTAAAGGTCAGGCTGTCAGGCTTGAGGTCGAGTTGCATGCCGTCCTTGGGTACATCAGGAACGTTGATAGTCAAGAAGACGAAGTTGTTCTCGTCTTCGGCAGATTGAGGAGAGCGCTGGGCCCAGAGAACTGTTAAGCGAGCATGGTCAGCGGGGCTATCTTATCAGCGAAGGCGTGTGTTATTATTTCTCATTCCCTTTCCCTCCTGCCTTTTTAGAGAGGAGGTGGTGGGCTTCCAGCGTAAACGGCTTTCGCATGTGATGGCATCGAAGAGCGGCCACAAACCTTCGGGGGTAGCAGtctcggccatggtgaagGATGGATGACAGGACGAGTGAGGCAGGATTGCAAGCAAAGCGGGGTGCGGTGAGAAAGGGCGACTGCCTCGTTGAAGCTACTCGATGAGCAATTGCAGGTCAGTAAAGTACAAAAGTGCAGCGGCAGTGTAGAAGGCGAGGTTCGATGGCGGTTCAGTACCAGAGCACGGAGTGGGTAGAGGCAGGAAGGAAAACGGGAGCTCAAAAACAAAGCTGCCTTGCAAAGAGGTTGCTGATGATGTGGGCAGATGGCCTGGGTAGTGGATGCCGACACACCGAACAGAGCAGGTGAGTGGCGGGCGGATGCGGCTCGTTGGCTGTTGACTCGTTGCAGCTGGAGCTGTGGAAAGCGTCAGAACAGCGAGGAAATGTCTGGAGCTGCCAG is part of the Metarhizium brunneum chromosome 4, complete sequence genome and harbors:
- the wos2 gene encoding Protein wos2, which produces MAETATPEVLWAQRSPQSAEDENNFVFLTINVPDVPKDGMQLDLKPDSLTFTGTSGTLKRKYHVELPFYAEIDPEASKVHHTAKNIEIKIQKKERNKEYWPRLLKDSKKLHFLKTDFDKWVDEDEQNEAAEDDFSQFGGMGGMPGMGGDFGGIDFSKLGGAGGMPDLGAMGGEEGEEDSGDDDDEMPALEGEEGAKKE